The following coding sequences lie in one Agarivorans sp. Alg241-V36 genomic window:
- a CDS encoding heparinase II/III family protein encodes MTYQPLLISFEEAKELAKHLNTDSLMGQSIAAEVAALEAYMPLGIEIPGHGEAGGYEHNRHKQNYIHLDLAGRLYLITEDQRYLDYARSMLLEYAKVYPTLELNTSRDTNPPGRLFHQTLNENMWMLYASCAYSCIRHKLAEDEQQLIENDLFKLMIELFVDVYAHDFDIVHNHGLWAVAGVGICGYAIQDQASVDKALYGLKGDSVSGGFIAQLTQLFSPDGYYMEGPYYHRFSLRPIFLFAEAIERRQPEIGIYQLKEQVIKTTTYAVMATAFPNGVLPALNDSSKSMDINDEGILIATSMCFSRYLRDANLVAMAKHQAKVWVHGSGASLSDASENAASIGGFNWGSLVLTDGAEGDRGGVAILRHRDAQQDDSMALLWFGQHGSDHKLHSALDHGHFDGLHFNLFNRGQEVLHDYGFGRWVNIEPKFGGRYIPENKSYAKQTIAHNTVVVDYQSQNQGNTATAEEKWGEHHFFVSGDNKLQAMSAFVRNYYPGVDQQRSVIMFEVEGFAKPLVLDLFRLVSEQEHNYDYTIHYSGQFIRSDFNYECNARLKPLGESHGYQHLWHQATADVDGSSLITWLQGNSYYSMVSSAVANSQVIMARTGANDPDFNLRSEPVILLRQQAKDHLFANVFETHGYFNEAIEASTEARGQVVSVEVLAHNKVASAVAIHLVSGKQITVCISNQANVKPETQHQLEVNGEILRWSGAVHIA; translated from the coding sequence ATGACTTACCAACCATTATTGATAAGCTTTGAAGAAGCAAAAGAACTGGCCAAGCACTTAAATACTGATTCTCTAATGGGTCAGTCTATCGCTGCCGAAGTGGCAGCGCTTGAAGCTTACATGCCTTTAGGCATTGAGATCCCCGGCCACGGTGAAGCCGGCGGTTACGAGCATAATCGCCACAAGCAAAACTACATCCACTTGGACTTAGCCGGCCGCTTATACCTCATTACTGAAGACCAACGCTACCTAGATTACGCACGTAGCATGCTGCTTGAATACGCCAAGGTGTACCCTACTTTAGAGCTAAACACTAGCCGAGACACCAACCCACCGGGGCGCTTATTCCACCAAACATTGAATGAAAATATGTGGATGCTGTACGCCTCGTGTGCTTATTCTTGTATTCGTCATAAACTGGCAGAAGACGAACAGCAACTAATCGAAAACGATTTATTCAAATTAATGATTGAGCTGTTTGTTGATGTTTACGCCCACGACTTTGATATTGTGCACAACCACGGTTTGTGGGCGGTAGCAGGTGTTGGTATTTGTGGTTACGCCATTCAAGACCAAGCCAGTGTAGACAAAGCCTTGTATGGCCTTAAAGGTGATAGCGTGAGCGGCGGCTTTATTGCCCAGCTCACTCAGCTATTCTCGCCAGACGGTTACTACATGGAAGGCCCTTACTATCATCGCTTTTCCTTGCGTCCAATCTTCTTGTTTGCCGAAGCCATTGAGCGTCGCCAACCAGAGATTGGTATTTACCAACTCAAAGAACAAGTGATTAAAACCACTACTTATGCGGTAATGGCCACAGCCTTTCCAAATGGTGTTTTACCCGCACTTAATGATTCATCGAAATCCATGGACATTAATGACGAAGGTATCTTAATTGCCACTAGCATGTGCTTTAGCCGTTACCTCCGGGACGCAAACTTAGTAGCCATGGCTAAACACCAAGCTAAAGTTTGGGTACATGGCTCTGGAGCCAGCTTGTCGGATGCTAGCGAAAACGCAGCAAGCATTGGTGGCTTTAACTGGGGCAGCTTAGTATTAACAGATGGCGCCGAGGGCGACCGCGGTGGCGTAGCGATATTACGTCACCGAGATGCTCAGCAAGATGACAGCATGGCGCTGTTATGGTTTGGCCAACATGGCAGTGACCACAAGCTACATTCAGCATTAGACCACGGCCACTTTGATGGCTTGCACTTCAACCTATTCAATCGTGGCCAAGAAGTATTGCATGATTACGGCTTCGGTCGCTGGGTAAATATAGAGCCTAAGTTTGGTGGTCGCTATATTCCAGAAAACAAAAGCTACGCTAAGCAAACCATTGCTCACAATACAGTGGTAGTGGATTACCAAAGCCAAAACCAAGGTAATACCGCCACTGCTGAAGAAAAATGGGGCGAACACCACTTCTTTGTAAGTGGTGACAACAAGCTACAAGCAATGAGTGCATTTGTACGTAACTACTACCCAGGCGTAGACCAACAGCGCAGCGTAATCATGTTTGAAGTAGAGGGTTTTGCTAAGCCATTAGTACTGGATTTGTTCCGCCTAGTAAGTGAGCAAGAGCATAACTATGACTACACTATTCACTATTCTGGCCAGTTTATTCGCAGCGATTTTAACTACGAATGCAATGCTCGTCTTAAACCACTGGGCGAAAGCCATGGTTACCAGCACCTGTGGCACCAAGCAACGGCTGATGTAGATGGCTCAAGCTTAATTACTTGGTTACAAGGTAATAGCTATTACTCGATGGTGAGCTCTGCGGTAGCAAACAGCCAAGTGATTATGGCGCGCACCGGTGCTAACGATCCAGATTTCAACTTACGTAGCGAACCGGTTATATTGCTACGTCAGCAAGCTAAAGATCACTTGTTTGCCAACGTGTTCGAAACTCATGGCTACTTTAATGAAGCCATTGAAGCAAGTACCGAAGCACGCGGCCAAGTGGTGTCAGTTGAAGTATTGGCTCACAACAAAGTGGCGTCAGCGGTGGCAATTCATTTGGTGTCTGGCAAACAGATTACCGTGTGTATTTCTAACCAGGCAAACGTGAAACCAGAAACTCAGCATCAATTAGAAGTGAATGGAGAAATCCTGCGCTGGAGTGGCGCTGTTCACATAGCTTAA
- a CDS encoding phospholipase A produces the protein MKKTVLSILLLTLSSTSLAEQDSGPRLVAYRDTYILLGKYNPNPPSLGDYSSVLATKEGENGGGIDNLETEFQISGKLIVAESLLSKRDYFSIAYTQQSFWQVYNKPFSSPFRDTNYEPELIYTWRPDQFSIDKNRWLLRAASLGFSHQANGSYGEFDRSWERIYAQFDTSYNDWLITFKPWIPVGPEVNNGGDFTDYYGYGELTLGYLFGDDQCNHRVTAMGRNNLQSDNKGAVDLRFSYCISPAFSLYAKYFNGYGESMLDYNIHNQSFGLGVALNRIGDRREMMSTSSQWTFAGMSMFRDSYILPFKYNPSPAIPDLAGGVPGQQPEKMEVEFQFSFRLTLPFTLFTDSDNLSFAYTQQTFWQPYERSGDAIRETNYEPEFFYQWNSSAEQRSAWSPEWMRFGLVHESNGQTQIRSRSWNRIYGEFGFDAKPVSVAIKPWYRIKEDESEDDNPNMEDYYGYGELTASWQVNDRHRLSFLGRNNFKKDNKGALDLRWSYGITQELALYLKYFNGYGESLIDYNKHNQSLGIGFAINN, from the coding sequence ATGAAGAAAACAGTACTTAGTATTTTGCTGCTAACGCTATCAAGTACGAGCTTGGCAGAGCAAGACAGTGGACCTAGATTAGTTGCCTATCGTGATACCTATATCCTACTAGGAAAATACAACCCTAACCCACCCAGTTTAGGTGATTACTCTTCGGTATTAGCCACTAAAGAAGGCGAAAACGGTGGAGGTATCGATAACCTAGAAACCGAATTTCAGATAAGTGGCAAGCTCATCGTAGCTGAAAGCCTGTTAAGTAAAAGAGACTACTTTAGCATTGCCTATACTCAGCAAAGTTTTTGGCAAGTATACAACAAACCTTTCTCATCCCCTTTTCGGGATACCAATTACGAACCAGAACTCATTTACACTTGGCGGCCAGACCAATTTAGCATCGACAAAAACCGCTGGCTATTGCGCGCAGCAAGCCTTGGTTTTAGCCACCAAGCTAATGGCTCTTACGGTGAGTTTGATCGTTCATGGGAGAGAATTTACGCCCAGTTTGATACCTCCTACAACGACTGGTTAATCACCTTTAAACCTTGGATCCCGGTAGGACCCGAAGTGAACAACGGCGGTGATTTTACTGATTATTATGGCTATGGTGAACTCACCCTTGGCTACCTGTTTGGTGATGACCAATGTAACCACCGCGTCACAGCAATGGGTCGCAATAATCTGCAATCAGACAATAAAGGCGCTGTAGATTTACGTTTTTCCTATTGCATTAGCCCCGCATTTTCTCTCTACGCCAAATATTTTAATGGCTATGGTGAGTCAATGCTTGACTACAACATCCACAACCAGTCTTTCGGCCTAGGTGTTGCGCTTAATCGAATTGGCGACCGACGAGAAATGATGTCAACAAGCAGCCAATGGACCTTTGCTGGTATGAGCATGTTTAGAGATAGCTATATTCTGCCTTTCAAATACAACCCCTCGCCTGCCATTCCCGATTTAGCTGGCGGCGTTCCCGGTCAACAACCGGAAAAAATGGAAGTGGAGTTTCAGTTTAGTTTTCGTCTTACACTGCCCTTCACCCTATTTACCGACAGCGATAATTTGAGCTTTGCTTACACCCAGCAAACCTTCTGGCAACCTTACGAGCGCTCTGGTGACGCTATTCGTGAAACCAATTATGAGCCTGAATTTTTCTATCAGTGGAATAGCAGTGCAGAGCAGCGTTCAGCTTGGTCACCAGAATGGATGCGTTTTGGTTTAGTGCATGAGTCAAACGGACAAACACAAATTCGTTCGCGCTCGTGGAACCGCATTTATGGCGAATTTGGCTTTGACGCTAAGCCCGTTAGCGTAGCGATAAAACCGTGGTACCGCATCAAAGAAGATGAATCGGAAGACGATAATCCCAATATGGAAGATTACTATGGCTACGGTGAGTTAACAGCTAGTTGGCAGGTAAATGACCGACACCGCTTAAGCTTTTTGGGACGAAATAACTTTAAAAAAGACAATAAAGGCGCTTTAGATTTACGCTGGTCTTACGGCATAACTCAAGAATTAGCCTTATACCTTAAATACTTCAACGGTTATGGTGAATCCTTAATTGATTACAACAAACATAATCAAAGTTTGGGTATTGGTTTTGCCATCAATAACTAG
- a CDS encoding DUF4336 domain-containing protein, translating to MQQLAENVWIVEGPCVPFLGLPYSTRMTIICLDNRQLWIHSPIALNDKLLENIALLGEVKYLIAPNHLHHLFIEPWQQQFPGARLYGTEQLIIKRNDLDFDGALTNNPSEVWPWQEQIKQVLFTGSPLMQECVFYHPMSGVLVVTDLVENFNPSSFNWWQRILAKLTGIVAPNGKMPLDWRLSFMFGKATARQHLQQILSWQATTLVMSHGEIIQENATQFLRQSFGWLIKG from the coding sequence ATGCAGCAACTTGCAGAGAATGTTTGGATTGTAGAGGGGCCTTGTGTGCCCTTTTTAGGTTTGCCTTACTCTACCCGCATGACCATTATTTGCCTCGATAATCGCCAGCTTTGGATCCACAGCCCAATAGCCTTAAACGATAAGTTACTGGAAAATATAGCCTTGTTAGGAGAGGTTAAGTATTTGATTGCGCCAAATCACCTGCATCATTTGTTTATTGAGCCCTGGCAACAGCAGTTCCCTGGTGCTCGCTTGTATGGCACCGAGCAATTAATTATTAAGCGTAATGACTTGGATTTCGATGGTGCCTTAACCAACAACCCTAGTGAAGTGTGGCCTTGGCAAGAGCAGATTAAACAAGTGCTTTTTACCGGCTCTCCACTTATGCAGGAATGCGTTTTTTACCACCCAATGTCCGGTGTTTTAGTCGTCACCGATTTAGTTGAAAACTTTAACCCAAGTAGCTTTAATTGGTGGCAAAGAATATTGGCTAAACTAACCGGAATAGTGGCTCCAAACGGAAAAATGCCTTTGGACTGGCGGTTAAGCTTTATGTTTGGCAAGGCAACTGCACGCCAGCATTTACAGCAGATACTCAGTTGGCAAGCAACTACCTTGGTGATGTCGCATGGCGAAATTATCCAAGAAAATGCTACCCAATTTTTGCGGCAGTCTTTTGGTTGGTTAATCAAAGGGTGA